One Tunturibacter gelidoferens genomic region harbors:
- the rimP gene encoding ribosome maturation factor RimP — translation MAVQLDQIRATAERVAASHNLELVDLEFQGGVKFRTLRVFVEKNAAERAKLAELAANEAVADLPKGVPVERLSGVTHEDCAVFAQDFGTVLDVEDLIPGAEYTLEVSSPGLERKLFRPEDFTRFQGSLVKLQTFTPVNKNRQWQGRLTKFADGVLTIDLSAVKQKGKAKKAVTESTVDIALANVEKANLVAEI, via the coding sequence ATGGCAGTCCAGCTAGACCAAATTCGAGCAACCGCGGAGCGTGTCGCCGCCTCCCACAACCTGGAACTCGTCGATCTTGAGTTTCAGGGCGGAGTCAAATTCCGCACCTTGCGCGTCTTTGTAGAAAAGAATGCAGCCGAACGAGCCAAACTTGCCGAACTCGCCGCAAATGAGGCCGTTGCAGATCTTCCAAAAGGAGTGCCGGTAGAAAGGCTCTCCGGCGTCACCCACGAGGATTGCGCTGTATTTGCACAGGATTTTGGCACCGTGCTCGACGTAGAAGACCTTATCCCGGGCGCAGAGTACACCCTCGAGGTCTCCTCACCGGGCCTCGAACGGAAGCTGTTTCGGCCCGAAGACTTCACCCGGTTTCAAGGTAGTCTGGTCAAGCTCCAGACCTTCACGCCGGTGAACAAGAACAGGCAGTGGCAAGGCCGTCTCACTAAATTTGCAGACGGTGTACTGACGATCGACCTCTCTGCCGTCAAACAGAAGGGCAAGGCAAAGAAGGCTGTGACAGAATCCACCGTCGACATCGCCTTGGCGAACGTCGAAAAGGCCAATTTAGTCGCAGAGATTTAG
- a CDS encoding ArnT family glycosyltransferase produces MLYPLFFVAVYLSHFRLLRLPYFWDEGGYYIPAAWDFFRTGTLIPQSTVTNAHPPLPSILLAGWWHLSGYVVSGTRTLVCMVAAAALLGVFKLAKTLTTAGVAAVTVVLTAIYPVWFAQSTLAHADIFAAAFSLWGLAFYFNREGAAETLSRLGLNTIYAAAMFSLAALSKETSIVTPAALALWEIVLLQKNRREPLSRRLHFRWIVALLAPILPLAAWYGYHYRRTGFVFGNPEFLRYNATANLDAYRIVLCLWHRFLHLFAHMNMFVPVVCTIAAMLIPVAATNSRPPISRPALKAIGVILLANWIAFSVLGGALLTRYLLPMYPLILLVCVNTWCRRIPERWPLLAALSAAAFLAGIWINPPYAFAPEDNLTYRDFIVLHQQAIRFIDLKYPQATVLTAWPAVSELNRPELGYTNHPIKTTPIQNFSLDQIQRAAADPGSYDVALLFSTKWAPPANRVNLGRQNESADTKYFDFHRDLSPAEVAILLHGEVVWQGHRKGEWAAVLHFPRIVEAALLPLQKPGDSYTVGKIHPPLPISPE; encoded by the coding sequence ATGCTCTATCCGCTCTTCTTCGTCGCCGTCTACCTCTCACACTTTCGCCTCCTTCGCCTCCCCTACTTCTGGGACGAAGGAGGCTATTACATTCCCGCTGCGTGGGACTTCTTCCGCACCGGCACCCTCATCCCGCAGAGCACTGTCACCAACGCGCACCCTCCGTTGCCTTCGATTCTCCTGGCCGGCTGGTGGCACCTCTCCGGCTACGTCGTCAGCGGGACGCGCACGCTAGTCTGCATGGTCGCCGCAGCTGCTCTGCTTGGTGTCTTCAAACTTGCAAAGACGCTGACGACCGCGGGAGTTGCGGCGGTCACAGTCGTACTCACCGCGATCTATCCCGTCTGGTTCGCACAGAGCACACTCGCTCACGCCGACATCTTCGCTGCCGCCTTCAGCCTCTGGGGCCTCGCCTTCTACTTCAACCGCGAAGGCGCTGCTGAGACACTGTCGAGACTCGGCTTGAATACGATCTATGCCGCGGCAATGTTTTCTCTCGCCGCTCTGTCTAAAGAAACGTCCATTGTCACACCAGCAGCGCTCGCTCTCTGGGAGATCGTGCTTCTGCAGAAAAATCGCCGTGAGCCTTTGTCACGCAGACTCCACTTCCGTTGGATCGTCGCACTACTAGCCCCGATACTGCCGCTCGCCGCCTGGTATGGATATCACTATCGCCGCACCGGCTTTGTCTTCGGGAACCCGGAGTTCCTTCGCTACAACGCCACCGCAAACCTCGACGCCTATCGCATCGTCCTCTGTCTATGGCACCGCTTCCTTCATCTCTTCGCACACATGAATATGTTCGTGCCCGTCGTATGCACGATCGCCGCGATGTTGATCCCCGTCGCTGCCACTAACTCGCGGCCCCCCATCTCTCGCCCCGCACTGAAAGCCATCGGCGTAATCCTGCTCGCGAACTGGATCGCATTCTCCGTCCTCGGGGGCGCGCTCCTCACTCGCTATCTGCTGCCGATGTATCCGCTCATCCTGCTCGTCTGCGTCAACACCTGGTGCCGCCGCATCCCCGAGCGATGGCCTCTCCTTGCTGCCCTGAGCGCTGCTGCATTCCTCGCCGGCATCTGGATCAACCCGCCCTACGCTTTCGCGCCTGAGGACAACCTGACCTATCGCGACTTCATCGTGCTGCATCAGCAGGCGATCCGCTTCATCGACCTGAAGTACCCTCAGGCCACGGTGCTCACGGCATGGCCCGCAGTCTCTGAGCTCAACCGCCCCGAACTCGGCTACACTAATCACCCCATCAAGACGACTCCCATCCAGAACTTCTCCCTCGATCAGATTCAGAGGGCAGCCGCCGATCCTGGAAGTTACGATGTTGCGCTCCTCTTCTCCACAAAATGGGCTCCCCCGGCAAACCGCGTCAACCTCGGTCGCCAGAACGAGTCCGCGGACACAAAGTACTTCGACTTCCATCGCGACCTTTCTCCGGCCGAAGTCGCGATACTCCTTCACGGCGAAGTCGTCTGGCAGGGGCACCGCAAAGGGGAGTGGGCGGCCGTCCTGCACTTCCCCCGCATCGTCGAAGCAGCGCTCCTCCCACTTCAAAAACCAGGGGATAGCTATACAGTAGGGAAAATTCACCCCCCACTGCCGATTTCACCCGAATAA
- a CDS encoding DUF6677 family protein: protein MATNVSAQARAQSTSFPTMVLIVGWLIPGAGHLLQRKWIRGGLLMVSIVAMFTIGLALKGKIYSPNTGDLLDILNFAGDLGNGLLYVLARLFDLGQVTVQVATADYGTKFMVVAGLLNIISAVDAHSLATGRKRS from the coding sequence ATGGCTACTAACGTTTCGGCACAAGCGCGCGCGCAATCAACTTCATTTCCGACGATGGTCCTGATCGTGGGCTGGCTTATTCCCGGCGCAGGTCATCTTCTGCAGCGCAAATGGATTCGCGGCGGCCTGCTCATGGTCTCTATCGTCGCGATGTTCACCATCGGTCTCGCGCTCAAAGGGAAGATCTACTCGCCCAACACCGGCGATCTGCTGGACATTCTCAACTTCGCCGGCGACCTTGGCAACGGCCTGCTCTACGTTCTCGCGCGCCTCTTCGATCTCGGCCAGGTGACGGTGCAGGTAGCTACCGCAGACTACGGCACCAAGTTCATGGTCGTGGCCGGGCTGCTCAACATCATCTCCGCCGTCGACGCGCACTCGCTGGCTACCGGGAGGAAGCGCTCGTGA
- a CDS encoding DUF3467 domain-containing protein, producing the protein MSQQNPNQPQDKQPQLKLTSTADYRDGYANSVQVRMSVWDFFLVFGTMSQDNPEELNVKNFQGIYLSPQQAKALWNVLGHNLAQYEQTFGSITLEQLPQTEGPIN; encoded by the coding sequence ATGAGCCAGCAGAACCCCAATCAGCCCCAGGACAAGCAGCCCCAGCTCAAGCTCACCAGCACCGCGGACTATCGTGACGGCTACGCCAACAGCGTTCAGGTCCGCATGAGCGTCTGGGACTTCTTCCTCGTCTTCGGCACCATGAGCCAGGACAACCCGGAGGAGTTGAACGTGAAGAACTTTCAGGGCATCTATCTCAGCCCGCAGCAGGCAAAGGCTCTCTGGAACGTGCTCGGCCACAATCTGGCACAGTACGAGCAGACCTTCGGCTCCATCACACTCGAGCAACTCCCCCAAACCGAAGGCCCCATCAACTAA
- the nusA gene encoding transcription termination factor NusA, whose amino-acid sequence MVSVLYQSIETLSRDKGIEPAVVVGAVEDAIALATRKYYKTQENMRAEMDRETGEIRAYVFKTVVETPEQVEDDINQMTLEQARELAPEVEVGGELRFYKDTTPLGRIAAQMAKQVIFQKVREAERDTVFNEYNHRAGEVLNATVKRLEPMDVIFDLGKAEARMPKREQSRLEQFAVGERVRVVLLRVDRAAKGPQVIVSRAAPALVQNLFQSEVPEIYDGTVTIRAIAREAGERTKIAVMSRDKDVDPVGACVGMKGMRVQSIIRELRGEKIDIIEFSEEITTFAEKALQPAKVSRVSITDLADKQIEVIVDDTQLSLAIGKKGQNVRLAAKLLQWKIDIKSEEEKRQEVESQMQAMSGGPTTPIEQVSELGEAILEKLIAAGITTVEALADMTPEQLEEVPGIGEKTVEKISVAVRHYFGQYEEGEDRPAPALSAASETEATESEEGSMEKTPEAILAEEAGVGTAQEVNNLSSEDIANAEEAESATDAFSDNDAREEQIELDNDTVDTLVDEAQENSDEGIDDGNDRG is encoded by the coding sequence ATGGTAAGTGTTCTGTATCAATCGATTGAGACGTTGAGCCGCGACAAGGGAATCGAGCCGGCAGTTGTCGTAGGTGCCGTGGAAGACGCGATTGCGCTGGCCACGCGCAAGTATTACAAGACCCAGGAGAACATGCGCGCCGAGATGGACCGCGAAACCGGCGAGATTCGCGCCTATGTCTTCAAGACCGTCGTCGAGACCCCCGAACAGGTCGAGGATGACATCAACCAGATGACACTCGAGCAGGCCCGCGAACTGGCCCCAGAGGTCGAGGTCGGCGGCGAACTGCGCTTCTACAAGGACACCACTCCACTCGGCCGCATCGCTGCCCAGATGGCCAAGCAGGTCATCTTCCAGAAGGTTCGCGAAGCCGAGCGCGACACCGTCTTCAACGAGTACAACCACCGCGCCGGCGAGGTCCTCAATGCCACCGTCAAGCGCCTCGAGCCGATGGACGTCATCTTCGACCTCGGCAAAGCCGAAGCCCGCATGCCCAAGCGCGAGCAATCACGTCTCGAGCAGTTCGCCGTCGGAGAACGCGTCCGCGTCGTCCTCCTTCGCGTCGACCGCGCCGCCAAGGGTCCCCAGGTCATCGTCTCTCGCGCCGCTCCAGCTCTCGTCCAAAACCTCTTCCAGTCCGAGGTTCCCGAGATCTACGACGGCACCGTCACCATCCGCGCCATCGCACGCGAAGCCGGCGAGCGTACCAAGATTGCCGTCATGAGCCGCGACAAAGACGTCGACCCCGTCGGCGCCTGCGTCGGCATGAAGGGCATGCGCGTCCAGTCCATCATCCGCGAGCTGCGCGGCGAAAAGATCGACATCATCGAGTTCTCCGAAGAGATCACCACCTTCGCCGAGAAGGCCCTGCAGCCCGCCAAGGTCAGCCGGGTCTCCATCACCGACCTCGCCGACAAGCAGATCGAAGTCATCGTCGACGACACCCAGCTCTCGCTCGCCATCGGCAAGAAGGGCCAGAACGTCCGCCTCGCCGCCAAGCTCCTCCAATGGAAGATCGACATCAAGAGCGAAGAGGAGAAGCGTCAGGAGGTCGAGAGCCAGATGCAGGCCATGAGCGGCGGTCCGACCACGCCGATCGAGCAGGTCTCCGAGCTCGGCGAAGCCATCTTGGAGAAGCTCATCGCCGCCGGCATCACCACCGTCGAAGCCCTCGCCGACATGACCCCCGAACAGCTTGAAGAGGTTCCCGGCATCGGCGAAAAGACCGTCGAAAAGATCTCCGTCGCCGTTCGTCACTACTTCGGCCAGTACGAAGAAGGCGAAGATCGTCCCGCCCCGGCCCTCTCCGCTGCATCTGAAACGGAAGCAACAGAATCAGAGGAGGGCTCTATGGAAAAGACACCCGAGGCAATTCTCGCCGAAGAAGCGGGCGTCGGCACCGCACAAGAGGTCAACAACCTCTCGTCCGAAGACATCGCTAACGCAGAAGAGGCGGAATCCGCCACCGATGCCTTCTCGGACAACGATGCACGCGAAGAACAGATTGAGTTGGATAACGACACCGTAGACACCTTGGTTGACGAAGCCCAGGAGAACTCGGATGAAGGTATCGACGATGGAAACGATCGTGGTTAG
- the infB gene encoding translation initiation factor IF-2 has product MSKVRINDLARELEVKSRPILDALEAIGVSGKTHSSSIEADQAERVRDYFKNGGRSSASRQQQAENKPKFDLSKVSKPGDALKAILERKQAEATAKAAPPPRPTAVVAPPPPASATVAAAPPRVIAAPPTPAPASSAAPAQAAPVVPRRIVPLPRQGANIVAPAPGPAIASKPPVGPVIARPPAVPPPATDRPVVATTTVVAPPPVAKPVPPTPAEEVTPAPKAAVLPSPAVETPSAVPVVEASAGTAEAESEAAPAAPATPPGPPARRVIMPQTGPRPIYTAPPVAPGTPQRGRPIFERPRPQSPGTPGSRPMSSSAPGARRPMHPTRTFPGGPSGPGGAPGRPGFTPGARPGFPARPGFGARPGGAPGGAPGVMPGPGEKPGMRPAARPASRRGGQRYEKTKEGPMKGFQPPPRFGGAQISREPVPITRTITVTEGISVKDLAEKLDVRGKDLIATLLMKGVFVTVNQSLEGELVKDVARQFGADATIISVEEQLENEAIEGFLEDTTGMVEVVRSPVVTVMGHVDHGKTSLLDAIRSTDVAGGEAGGITQHIGAYKVKITKPDSPAFGREIVFLDTPGHEAFTRMRARGAKVTDIVVIVVAADDGVMPQTLEAIDHARAANVPIIVAVNKIDKPEANPSKVIQQLTARGLQPSNMGGDTEFVEVSAKKHLNLDKLEEMICLVADVNEQKAQPDRPAVGTVIEAKLDRGRGAVASILVQNGTLRTGDSYIVGNTFGKIRAMFDDRGRPITEAGPSTPVEILGLEGMPDAGDTFLVMADRDKAKGIAQYRKMKEREAQLAKSSRVSLEGLAEQIKQAGMKDLNLILKGDVQGSVEVLADSLQRMSTEKVRVRVLHSGVGAITESDVLLASASNAVVIGFNVRPDRKAAEVAERENVEIRLHSIIYELQDEITKAMYGLLEPVFKENYAGRAEVLNVFKITKVGQIAGCRVTDGLIKRDQQVRLLREGAEVWKGKIASLKRFKDDVSEVRQGVECGIDLAGHKDIRVGDVIESFTTETLAAELGQNSAAARKAEKAEKEREAAAAAAAANAENPVNA; this is encoded by the coding sequence ATGAGCAAAGTTCGAATTAACGATCTGGCACGAGAACTGGAAGTAAAGAGCAGGCCCATTCTGGACGCGCTCGAAGCCATTGGCGTGTCTGGAAAGACCCACTCCAGCTCGATTGAAGCCGATCAGGCCGAAAGAGTTCGGGATTACTTCAAAAACGGCGGAAGAAGCAGCGCGAGCCGCCAGCAACAGGCCGAGAACAAGCCGAAGTTTGACCTCTCAAAGGTCTCCAAACCAGGCGACGCCCTAAAGGCAATCCTCGAGCGCAAACAGGCCGAAGCGACCGCCAAAGCCGCGCCACCACCGCGCCCAACCGCCGTCGTCGCGCCGCCGCCTCCGGCATCTGCCACCGTCGCAGCTGCACCGCCGCGCGTCATCGCAGCGCCTCCCACCCCGGCCCCGGCCTCCTCAGCAGCGCCAGCCCAGGCTGCACCGGTAGTGCCTCGCCGAATCGTGCCTCTGCCGCGGCAGGGCGCGAATATCGTCGCGCCTGCGCCTGGCCCCGCCATCGCGAGCAAGCCGCCGGTCGGTCCCGTCATCGCACGTCCTCCAGCAGTCCCCCCACCGGCCACTGACCGCCCGGTCGTTGCGACCACTACCGTCGTTGCTCCTCCGCCGGTCGCAAAGCCGGTACCACCAACCCCGGCCGAAGAAGTGACCCCGGCACCAAAGGCCGCGGTCCTGCCGTCTCCGGCAGTTGAAACGCCATCAGCTGTTCCGGTCGTAGAAGCGTCAGCTGGCACCGCAGAGGCAGAGTCAGAAGCAGCACCCGCAGCGCCGGCCACGCCCCCCGGACCGCCGGCTCGTCGCGTCATCATGCCGCAGACCGGCCCGCGCCCCATCTATACCGCACCTCCAGTGGCTCCCGGCACACCTCAGCGCGGCCGCCCCATATTCGAGCGCCCCCGTCCGCAGTCGCCCGGTACACCCGGCTCCCGGCCGATGTCCTCGTCAGCCCCAGGCGCACGCCGTCCGATGCACCCCACACGCACCTTCCCCGGAGGCCCATCCGGCCCCGGTGGTGCACCCGGCCGTCCCGGTTTCACTCCCGGCGCTCGTCCCGGCTTCCCTGCCCGCCCTGGCTTCGGTGCCCGCCCAGGCGGCGCTCCAGGCGGAGCACCCGGTGTAATGCCCGGCCCTGGCGAAAAGCCAGGGATGCGCCCCGCAGCACGCCCAGCCTCACGCCGTGGCGGACAGCGTTACGAGAAGACCAAGGAAGGCCCGATGAAGGGCTTCCAGCCGCCACCACGCTTCGGCGGCGCCCAAATCTCCCGTGAGCCGGTGCCGATCACCCGCACCATCACCGTCACTGAAGGCATCAGCGTCAAGGACCTCGCCGAGAAGCTCGACGTCCGCGGCAAGGATCTCATCGCGACCCTCCTCATGAAGGGCGTCTTCGTCACCGTCAACCAGTCCCTCGAAGGCGAGCTGGTCAAGGACGTTGCCCGCCAGTTCGGCGCCGACGCCACCATCATCTCGGTCGAAGAGCAGCTCGAAAACGAGGCCATCGAAGGCTTCCTCGAAGACACCACCGGCATGGTCGAAGTCGTTCGCTCGCCCGTGGTCACTGTCATGGGCCACGTCGATCACGGTAAAACCTCGCTCCTCGACGCGATCCGCTCCACCGACGTCGCAGGCGGCGAAGCCGGAGGCATCACCCAGCACATCGGCGCCTACAAGGTCAAAATCACCAAACCCGACTCCCCCGCCTTCGGTCGCGAGATCGTATTCCTCGACACCCCCGGCCACGAGGCCTTCACCCGCATGCGTGCCCGCGGAGCCAAGGTCACCGACATCGTCGTTATCGTCGTTGCAGCCGACGACGGTGTCATGCCCCAGACCCTCGAAGCCATCGACCACGCCCGCGCAGCCAATGTGCCGATCATCGTCGCGGTCAACAAGATCGACAAGCCCGAGGCCAACCCCTCGAAGGTCATCCAGCAGCTCACCGCGCGCGGCCTTCAACCCTCCAACATGGGTGGCGACACCGAGTTCGTCGAAGTCTCCGCGAAGAAGCATCTCAACCTCGACAAGCTCGAGGAGATGATCTGCCTCGTCGCCGACGTCAACGAACAGAAGGCCCAACCCGACCGACCCGCCGTCGGAACCGTCATCGAAGCCAAGCTCGACCGTGGCCGCGGCGCCGTTGCCAGCATCCTCGTGCAGAACGGAACCCTCCGTACCGGAGACAGCTACATCGTCGGCAACACCTTCGGCAAGATCCGCGCCATGTTCGACGACCGCGGCCGTCCCATCACCGAAGCCGGCCCCTCCACCCCGGTCGAGATCCTCGGCCTCGAAGGCATGCCCGACGCAGGCGACACCTTCCTCGTCATGGCAGACCGCGACAAGGCCAAGGGCATCGCTCAGTACCGCAAGATGAAGGAGCGCGAGGCTCAACTCGCCAAGAGCTCCCGCGTCTCGCTCGAAGGCCTCGCCGAGCAGATCAAGCAGGCTGGCATGAAGGATCTCAACCTGATCCTCAAGGGCGACGTACAAGGCTCCGTCGAGGTCCTCGCCGACTCGCTCCAGCGCATGTCCACCGAGAAGGTTCGCGTTCGCGTCCTCCACTCCGGCGTCGGCGCCATCACCGAGTCCGACGTCCTCCTCGCCTCCGCCTCCAACGCCGTCGTCATCGGCTTCAACGTCCGTCCCGACCGCAAGGCCGCCGAAGTTGCCGAGCGCGAAAACGTCGAGATTCGTCTGCACTCCATCATCTACGAGCTGCAGGACGAGATCACCAAAGCGATGTACGGCCTCCTCGAACCAGTCTTCAAGGAGAACTACGCCGGCCGCGCCGAGGTCCTCAACGTCTTCAAGATCACCAAGGTCGGCCAGATCGCCGGCTGCCGCGTCACCGATGGCCTCATCAAACGCGACCAGCAGGTACGTCTGCTCCGCGAAGGCGCCGAGGTATGGAAGGGCAAGATCGCCTCGCTCAAGCGCTTCAAGGACGACGTCTCCGAGGTTCGTCAGGGCGTCGAGTGCGGTATCGATCTCGCAGGACACAAGGACATCCGTGTCGGCGACGTCATCGAGTCCTTCACCACCGAAACCCTCGCCGCCGAACTTGGCCAGAACTCTGCCGCAGCCAGAAAAGCAGAGAAAGCCGAAAAAGAACGCGAGGCCGCCGCAGCCGCTGCTGCAGCCAACGCCGAGAACCCCGTCAACGCATAA
- a CDS encoding M24 family metallopeptidase has product MNLDAIQSALRDANLDGWLFYDHHHRDPLAYSILGLDPNAHVTRRWYYYIPSRGGVPQKLVHRIESGRLDSLPGEKTEYSSWQELEQRLEGILIGSEKIAMQYSPRNTIMYVSMVDAGTVEFLRDEVGMEIVSSADLVSHFEAVLTDDQLATHYVAQKHIDEILAAAWNEIGTRSRFGGTDEHAMVQYLQESMERAGLDWEHGPNVSAGPNSADSHYEPTAASSRPIRKGDFVLIDIWAKLKDNPSAVWYDITWTGVVGREPTEREHLIFNTVRDARDASVKVVQEAFAANQPIAGWQADDASRNVIRAAGFAEWFTHRTGHNIGTVLHGNGAHLDNLETHDERLILPNTCFSVEPGLYFTGEFGIRSEVDMIARKGKAEVTGRIQTELVRA; this is encoded by the coding sequence ATGAACCTTGACGCAATTCAGTCGGCTCTGCGCGACGCCAACCTTGACGGATGGCTCTTCTACGATCATCATCACCGCGACCCCCTCGCCTACAGCATCCTCGGCCTCGATCCGAACGCCCACGTCACCCGCCGCTGGTACTACTACATTCCCTCGCGCGGGGGCGTACCGCAGAAACTGGTGCATCGAATCGAGTCCGGCAGGCTCGACTCACTGCCCGGTGAGAAGACCGAATACTCCTCGTGGCAGGAGCTTGAGCAAAGGTTGGAAGGAATACTGATTGGTTCGGAGAAGATCGCCATGCAGTATTCGCCGCGTAACACCATCATGTATGTCTCGATGGTCGATGCGGGAACCGTAGAGTTTCTGCGTGACGAAGTAGGAATGGAGATCGTCAGCTCTGCCGATCTCGTCAGCCACTTCGAGGCCGTCCTAACCGACGATCAGCTCGCCACTCACTACGTTGCACAGAAGCACATCGACGAGATTCTCGCAGCAGCATGGAATGAGATCGGTACACGCTCACGCTTCGGCGGCACGGACGAACACGCGATGGTTCAGTATCTGCAAGAGTCTATGGAGCGAGCGGGCCTCGACTGGGAGCATGGTCCCAACGTCAGCGCTGGTCCTAACTCTGCGGATTCGCACTACGAACCTACCGCCGCCAGCTCACGCCCCATTCGCAAGGGCGACTTCGTGCTCATCGACATCTGGGCCAAGCTCAAAGACAACCCAAGTGCTGTCTGGTACGACATCACCTGGACCGGTGTCGTCGGCCGCGAACCCACCGAGCGCGAACACCTCATCTTTAACACGGTCCGCGACGCGCGCGACGCCTCCGTTAAAGTCGTTCAAGAGGCCTTCGCCGCCAACCAACCTATCGCGGGCTGGCAGGCCGATGATGCTTCGCGCAACGTCATCCGGGCCGCTGGCTTCGCCGAGTGGTTCACGCACCGCACCGGCCACAACATCGGCACCGTCCTGCATGGCAACGGCGCACACCTCGACAATCTGGAGACCCACGACGAGCGCCTCATCCTGCCCAACACCTGCTTCTCGGTCGAACCTGGCCTCTACTTTACCGGCGAGTTCGGCATCCGCAGCGAGGTCGACATGATCGCCCGCAAAGGCAAAGCCGAGGTCACCGGCCGCATCCAGACCGAGTTGGTTCGCGCCTGA